A genomic window from Macaca mulatta isolate MMU2019108-1 chromosome 19, T2T-MMU8v2.0, whole genome shotgun sequence includes:
- the LOC722253 gene encoding pregnancy-specific beta-1-glycoprotein 5 isoform X3, with product MQAAQAMGPLSAPPYTLHITWKELLLTASLLIFWNPPTTAQVTIEAQPAKVSEGKDVLLLVHNLPQNLAACIWYKGQIMDLQHYITAYVIDAETIIFGPAYSGRETVYSNASLLIQNVTQKDTGSYTIHIIQRGDKTKGVTGHFTLYLELPKPYITSNNFNPMENKNVVALTCEPKTQNYTYVWWVNGQSLPVTPRLKQPGENRILILANVTRNDTGSYECEIQDRVGSIRSDPVTLDVLYGPDVPRIIPPFTHYHSGENLYLSCFADSNPPAEYTWTINRKFLQSGQKLSIPHITTKHSGLYGCSARNSATGRERSILTRIKVSPPSATGRISGLNPI from the exons ATGCAGGCAGCACAGGCCATGGGGCCCCTCTCAGCCCCTCCCTACACACTACACATCACCTGGAAGGAGCTTCTACTCACAG CATCACTTTTAATCTTCTGGAACCCGCCCACCACTGCTCAAGTCACAATTGAAGCCCAGCCAGCCAAAGTTTCTGAGGGGAAGGATGTTCTTCTACTTGTCCACAATTTGCCCCAGAATCTTGCTGCCTGCATCTGGTACAAAGGGCAAATAATGGACCTCCAACATTACATTACAGCATATGTAATAGATGCTGAAACAATTATATTTGGGCCTGCATACAGTGGACGAGAAACAGTATATTCCAATGCATCCCTGCTGATCCAGAATGTCACCCAGAAGGACACAGGATCCTACACCATACATATCATACAGCGAGGTGATAAGACTAAAGGAGTAACTGGACATTTCACCTTATACC TGGAGCTGCCCAAGCCGTACATCACCAGCAACAACTTCAACCCCATGGAGAATAAGAATGTTGTAGCCTTAACATGTGAACCTAAGACTCAGAACTACACCTACGTTTGGTGGGTAAACGGTCAGAGCCTCCCGGTCACTCCCAGGCTAAAGCAACCTGGTGAAAACAGGATCCTCATTCTAGCCAATGTCACAAGAAATGACACAGGATCCTACGAATGTGAAATACAGGATCGAGTTGGTAGCATTCGCAGTGACCCAGTCACCCTGGATGTCCTCT ATGGTCCAGACGTCCCCAGGATTATCCCTCCATTCACCCATTACCATTCAGGAGAAAACCTCTACTTGTCCTGCTTCGCGGACTCTAACCCACCGGCAGAGTATACTTGGACGATTAATAGGAAGTTTCTTCAATCAGGACAAAAGCTCTCTATCCCCCATATTACTACAAAGCATAGCGGGCTCTATGGTTGCTCTGCTCGTAACTCAGCCACTGGCAGGGAACGTTCCATACTCACGAGGATCAAAGTCTCTC CTCCTTCAGCAACAGGGCGTATTTCTGGCCTTAATCCGATATAG
- the LOC722253 gene encoding pregnancy-specific beta-1-glycoprotein 5 isoform X2 translates to MQAAQAMGPLSAPPYTLHITWKELLLTASLLIFWNPPTTAQVTIEAQPAKVSEGKDVLLLVHNLPQNLAACIWYKGQIMDLQHYITAYVIDAETIIFGPAYSGRETVYSNASLLIQNVTQKDTGSYTIHIIQRGDKTKGVTGHFTLYLELPKPYITSNNFNPMENKNVVALTCEPKTQNYTYVWWVNGQSLPVTPRLKQPGENRILILANVTRNDTGSYECEIQDRVGSIRSDPVTLDVLYGPDVPRIIPPFTHYHSGENLYLSCFADSNPPAEYTWTINRKFLQSGQKLSIPHITTKHSGLYGCSARNSATGRERSILTRIKVSRPCHGDLAGSHSWLPQQRH, encoded by the exons ATGCAGGCAGCACAGGCCATGGGGCCCCTCTCAGCCCCTCCCTACACACTACACATCACCTGGAAGGAGCTTCTACTCACAG CATCACTTTTAATCTTCTGGAACCCGCCCACCACTGCTCAAGTCACAATTGAAGCCCAGCCAGCCAAAGTTTCTGAGGGGAAGGATGTTCTTCTACTTGTCCACAATTTGCCCCAGAATCTTGCTGCCTGCATCTGGTACAAAGGGCAAATAATGGACCTCCAACATTACATTACAGCATATGTAATAGATGCTGAAACAATTATATTTGGGCCTGCATACAGTGGACGAGAAACAGTATATTCCAATGCATCCCTGCTGATCCAGAATGTCACCCAGAAGGACACAGGATCCTACACCATACATATCATACAGCGAGGTGATAAGACTAAAGGAGTAACTGGACATTTCACCTTATACC TGGAGCTGCCCAAGCCGTACATCACCAGCAACAACTTCAACCCCATGGAGAATAAGAATGTTGTAGCCTTAACATGTGAACCTAAGACTCAGAACTACACCTACGTTTGGTGGGTAAACGGTCAGAGCCTCCCGGTCACTCCCAGGCTAAAGCAACCTGGTGAAAACAGGATCCTCATTCTAGCCAATGTCACAAGAAATGACACAGGATCCTACGAATGTGAAATACAGGATCGAGTTGGTAGCATTCGCAGTGACCCAGTCACCCTGGATGTCCTCT ATGGTCCAGACGTCCCCAGGATTATCCCTCCATTCACCCATTACCATTCAGGAGAAAACCTCTACTTGTCCTGCTTCGCGGACTCTAACCCACCGGCAGAGTATACTTGGACGATTAATAGGAAGTTTCTTCAATCAGGACAAAAGCTCTCTATCCCCCATATTACTACAAAGCATAGCGGGCTCTATGGTTGCTCTGCTCGTAACTCAGCCACTGGCAGGGAACGTTCCATACTCACGAGGATCAAAGTCTCTC GTCCCTGCCACGGAGACCTGGCAGGGTCTCATTCATGGCTGCCACAACAGAGACACTGA
- the LOC722253 gene encoding pregnancy-specific beta-1-glycoprotein 7 isoform X1, translating to MGPLSAPPYTLHITWKELLLTASLLIFWNPPTTAQVTIEAQPAKVSEGKDVLLLVHNLPQNLAACIWYKGQIMDLQHYITAYVIDAETIIFGPAYSGRETVYSNASLLIQNVTQKDTGSYTIHIIQRGDKTKGVTGHFTLYLETPKPSISSSNLNPREAMETVILSCDPDTQDVSYLWWINGQSLPISHKLQLSKTNRTLIIFGVTKDTAGPYECEMKNPVSSSRSDPVTLNLLPKLPKPYITSNNFNPMENKNVVALTCEPKTQNYTYVWWVNGQSLPVTPRLKQPGENRILILANVTRNDTGSYECEIQDRVGSIRSDPVTLDVLYGPDVPRIIPPFTHYHSGENLYLSCFADSNPPAEYTWTINRKFLQSGQKLSIPHITTKHSGLYGCSARNSATGRERSILTRIKVSQRGSPRVTYAGPNTWPQEILPL from the exons ATGGGGCCCCTCTCAGCCCCTCCCTACACACTACACATCACCTGGAAGGAGCTTCTACTCACAG CATCACTTTTAATCTTCTGGAACCCGCCCACCACTGCTCAAGTCACAATTGAAGCCCAGCCAGCCAAAGTTTCTGAGGGGAAGGATGTTCTTCTACTTGTCCACAATTTGCCCCAGAATCTTGCTGCCTGCATCTGGTACAAAGGGCAAATAATGGACCTCCAACATTACATTACAGCATATGTAATAGATGCTGAAACAATTATATTTGGGCCTGCATACAGTGGACGAGAAACAGTATATTCCAATGCATCCCTGCTGATCCAGAATGTCACCCAGAAGGACACAGGATCCTACACCATACATATCATACAGCGAGGTGATAAGACTAAAGGAGTAACTGGACATTTCACCTTATACC TGGAGACTCCCAAGCCCTCCATTTCCAGCAGCAACTTAAACCCCAGGGAGGCCATGGAGACTGTGATCTTATCCTGTGATCCTGACACTCAGGACGTAAGCTACCTGTGGTGGATAAACGGTCAGAGCCTCCCTATCAGTCACAAGTTGCAGCTGTCCAAAACCAACAGGACCCTCATTATATTTGGTGTCACAAAGGATACTGCAGGACCCTATGAATGTGAAATGAAGAACCCAGTGAGTTCCAGCCGCAGTGACCCAGTCACCCTGAATCTCCTGC CCAAA CTGCCCAAGCCGTACATCACCAGCAACAACTTCAACCCCATGGAGAATAAGAATGTTGTAGCCTTAACATGTGAACCTAAGACTCAGAACTACACCTACGTTTGGTGGGTAAACGGTCAGAGCCTCCCGGTCACTCCCAGGCTAAAGCAACCTGGTGAAAACAGGATCCTCATTCTAGCCAATGTCACAAGAAATGACACAGGATCCTACGAATGTGAAATACAGGATCGAGTTGGTAGCATTCGCAGTGACCCAGTCACCCTGGATGTCCTCT ATGGTCCAGACGTCCCCAGGATTATCCCTCCATTCACCCATTACCATTCAGGAGAAAACCTCTACTTGTCCTGCTTCGCGGACTCTAACCCACCGGCAGAGTATACTTGGACGATTAATAGGAAGTTTCTTCAATCAGGACAAAAGCTCTCTATCCCCCATATTACTACAAAGCATAGCGGGCTCTATGGTTGCTCTGCTCGTAACTCAGCCACTGGCAGGGAACGTTCCATACTCACGAGGATCAAAGTCTCTC agagagggtctccccGGGTTACCTATGCCGGtccaaacacctggcctcaagaaataCTCCCActgtga